The genomic DNA GCGGAACGCCTTCTGGCACATCGTGCCGAAGGATTACGCGAAGCTGCTCTCGCGCCCGATGCGGGAGGTGGCGGCGGCAGCCGAATAGGCCACCGGAACCGCGATCCCGGAAAGTCCTGGCGGGGCGGATCATGTCCGCCCCGTCATGCCGCCTTCATGCCCTGGTCGCGGCCCGGATGTCCGCGTGAATCAACCACCGCAAAACTCGGTTTAGACGGTTGGCGCCGCCGCTCTCCTGCCGTAATGGCTGCGTCGTGCGCGTCCTGTATCACCTTCCCCTCTCGCCCCATTGCCGCAAGGTCCGACTGGCCCTGGCGGAGAAGCGGATTCCCTTCGAGCTGCGGCTGGAGCGCGTCTGGGAGCGCCGGCCGGAATTCCTCGACCTCAACCCCGCCGGAATGGTGCCGGTGCTGGAGGAGGAGAACGGGCTGGTCCTCGCGGACTCCTATGTGGTCTGCGAATATCTGGACGAGGCCTATCCCGAGAACCCGCTGCTCGGCCGCACCCATGCCGAGCGGGCCGAGGTGCGACGGCTGGTGGCCTGGTTCGACGGCAAGTTCAACGACGAGGTGACGCGCAACCTGCTCTACGAGAAGCAGTTCAAGCGCATGCTTCAACGGGGCAATCCGGATGGCCCCGCCCTGCGCGCCGGCTATGCCAACATCAAGGGCCATCTGGAATATCTCGGCTGGCTGGCCGAGACGCGGAGCTGGCTGGCGGGCAGCAGCCTGTCTCTGGCGGACCTGGCGGCGGCGGCGCATCTCTCGGCGCTCGACTATATCGGCGACGTGGACTGGACCCTGTCCGACGCCGCCAAGGACTGGTACGCGCGCATCAAGTCGCGCCCGTCCTTCCGCCCGATCCTGGCCGAGCGGATCAGCGGCGTCTCCCCGCCGGAACATTACGACGACCTGGATTTCTGAACCCGGCCTCCCGGCCCGGCGCTGAAAACCCCGTGACACCGCGTGCGGCGCGGGCAACCCGCCCTGCCGCCGGGCGTCTTGCCTTCCGCACAAGGCGGAAGGCGACGGAGCGATGGAACTCGGGATCAAGGGCCGTGTCGCGGTCGTCACCGGCGGCGATTCCGGCATCGGGTTGGAAACGGCGCGCTTCCTGCTCCGGGATGGAGCGAAGGTCGTGCTCTCCGATAAGGACGCCACCTCGCTGGAAAAAGCCGCGGCCGGGCTGTCCGGCGAGGTTCTCGCCATAGCCGCCGACCTGACGAAGCCGGATCAGGTCGAAGCTCTGGCGAAGGGCGCGTGGGAGCGATTCGGGGCCGTGGACATCCTGGTGAACGCCGCCGGCATCACCGGCCCGACCGGAATCTTCCACGAACTGGATGACGAGGACTGGCGCCTGGCGCTGGAGGTGGACTTCATGGCGGCGGTGCGGAT from Roseomonas gilardii includes the following:
- a CDS encoding glutathione S-transferase family protein, which codes for MRVLYHLPLSPHCRKVRLALAEKRIPFELRLERVWERRPEFLDLNPAGMVPVLEEENGLVLADSYVVCEYLDEAYPENPLLGRTHAERAEVRRLVAWFDGKFNDEVTRNLLYEKQFKRMLQRGNPDGPALRAGYANIKGHLEYLGWLAETRSWLAGSSLSLADLAAAAHLSALDYIGDVDWTLSDAAKDWYARIKSRPSFRPILAERISGVSPPEHYDDLDF